Part of the Aciduliprofundum boonei T469 genome is shown below.
GAGAATAAGCCAGAAAGCCATGTAGATATAATCGAAAAATACGATTTGGCTGATACTGCAAGGGCTGGAAAAATTGCCGGAGCGAGATTCTATTATTTGAAAAATGAATTAGTTATTTTGGAGCAATCATTAATAAGATTCGCATTAGACCATATGGTATCCAAGGGTTATACTCCTGTAGCCCCTCCTTTAATGATTCGCCGTGCTGCAATGGAAGGTGTAATAGATTTTGAGGCCTTTGAAGAGATGATTTATAAAATTGAAGGCGAGGATTTGTATATGATCGCCACAGCCGAGCATCCGCTTGTGGCAATGCATATGAAGGAGATTTTAGATCCAAACTCCCTGCCTTTAAAATATGTAGGTATTTCACCCTGTTTCCGTAAGGAAGCAGGTGCTCACGGTAAGGATACAAAGGGCATATTCCGAGTTCACAATTTCTACAAGGTTGAGCAAGTTGTATTCTCAAAGCCAGAGGAATCTGCGATATTAATGGAAGAACTGATAAAGAATGCAGAGGAAATACTGCAAAAATTAGAGTTGCCGTATAGGGTGATTAATATATGTAGCGGAGAGCTTGGTGCCGTTGCAGCCAAAAAATATGATATTGAAGTTTGGATGCCAGCGCAGCAGAAGTTCCGAGAAGTTGTGTCCTGCTCAAATTGCTTAGAATATCAAGCCAGGAGGTTAATGATAAGGTACAGAGATAAGGGTGAGTTAAAATTTGTGCATACTCTAAACAGCACCGCATTGGCAACAACTAGAATTATGGTGGCAATAATGGAAAATTTCCAAGAGGATAGGGGGATAAGAATACCAAAAGCGCTTGTTCCTTACACTAGCTTTGAATACATAGAGTTTGAGAAAAGTTAAT
Proteins encoded:
- the serS gene encoding serine--tRNA ligase; its protein translation is MIDIKLIRKNGDMIRDMLRKRFKDEKIVDEILQYDNLWRETLKEIEKLRHERNKKSVEIGKLVKEGKDIKELKDEMKELNRRIKELEENVEEYKKRRDYLLMRLPNLLLDDTPVCEGEENSPVVRTWGKARVMEDNMEYFKNCSAGMDYEIIENKPESHVDIIEKYDLADTARAGKIAGARFYYLKNELVILEQSLIRFALDHMVSKGYTPVAPPLMIRRAAMEGVIDFEAFEEMIYKIEGEDLYMIATAEHPLVAMHMKEILDPNSLPLKYVGISPCFRKEAGAHGKDTKGIFRVHNFYKVEQVVFSKPEESAILMEELIKNAEEILQKLELPYRVINICSGELGAVAAKKYDIEVWMPAQQKFREVVSCSNCLEYQARRLMIRYRDKGELKFVHTLNSTALATTRIMVAIMENFQEDRGIRIPKALVPYTSFEYIEFEKS